From Staphylococcus sp. M0911, a single genomic window includes:
- a CDS encoding HNH endonuclease encodes MAKKGGEIKIDENGTWIYTNKDGIKVAYKNGYPDFKRAGLVEQEVDINSFNDYYTDFKKADAFAERKKRIENTWHHHEDGKTMQEVNKKIHREFTHRGGMSLKRKN; translated from the coding sequence ATGGCAAAAAAGGGTGGGGAAATTAAGATAGATGAGAATGGAACTTGGATTTATACCAATAAGGATGGTATTAAAGTTGCGTATAAAAATGGATATCCAGATTTTAAAAGAGCAGGTCTTGTAGAGCAAGAAGTTGATATTAATAGTTTTAATGACTATTACACCGATTTTAAAAAAGCGGATGCATTTGCTGAACGAAAGAAAAGAATTGAAAATACTTGGCACCATCATGAAGATGGAAAAACAATGCAAGAAGTAAATAAAAAAATTCATCGAGAATTCACCCATAGAGGTGGAATGTCACTAAAAAGAAAAAATTAA
- a CDS encoding DUF5084 family protein has protein sequence MKYTWWILLTIAGILSLISDYGFILCVGSFGMVALNVMWLFVYTPHKNSKALESVSKPTIYLSIIGTYAVITLMSILFYFVMKTDFNDIGTKLYGETFNTLGLPLFIIGIILFTIGTWFVYKIQQSRLRQ, from the coding sequence ATGAAATATACTTGGTGGATACTTTTAACAATTGCAGGTATTTTAAGTTTAATAAGTGATTATGGATTTATTCTATGTGTAGGCAGCTTTGGAATGGTAGCACTGAATGTTATGTGGTTATTTGTCTACACACCACATAAAAATTCAAAAGCACTTGAATCTGTTTCAAAACCAACAATATATTTGTCAATCATTGGAACATACGCTGTGATAACGTTGATGTCCATTCTATTTTACTTTGTAATGAAAACTGATTTTAATGATATAGGAACAAAATTATACGGTGAAACTTTTAATACGTTAGGATTACCATTATTTATCATTGGCATTATTTTATTTACTATTGGTACATGGTTTGTATATAAAATACAACAATCACGATTAAGACAATAA
- a CDS encoding ABC transporter permease, whose translation MKPYIQLVIKKQWLAYLILILTIVLTLTALWLGQKSANQTFKIPIAVQDMSHTQSSKQLIHQINQSKYVDVRQLSEDDFYIDDLVKKKEVMASLQIPKDFDRKLKDNNLKAALPLYGRDDFIGSIAIEIISRSLYEQQIPNIIYEHLSDIKQSKTMSDIQKQYNKDTPKSQMTTHAINHNANQSISIGIVFAVVIWVSVIQILLHQRLKQDAPLHRLFLTNNSQHKLYSTYIITHVLILLAVLLLISIGMHQPLSIWFYLKSIIILVVYEFGMALLLFKVNVLSHRLFMAIVYAIILSVVYIWIQL comes from the coding sequence ATGAAACCTTATATTCAACTTGTGATTAAAAAACAATGGCTAGCTTATTTGATCTTGATATTGACGATTGTCTTAACATTAACTGCCTTATGGTTAGGTCAAAAATCTGCAAACCAAACGTTTAAAATTCCAATAGCAGTACAAGATATGAGTCATACCCAATCATCTAAGCAACTCATACATCAAATTAATCAAAGTAAATATGTTGATGTGCGTCAATTATCTGAAGACGACTTTTATATCGATGATTTAGTAAAGAAAAAGGAAGTCATGGCAAGCCTACAAATTCCTAAAGACTTTGATCGCAAACTTAAAGACAACAATTTAAAAGCTGCCTTGCCGTTATATGGACGTGATGATTTCATAGGTAGTATCGCCATTGAAATCATAAGTCGTTCCTTATATGAACAGCAAATTCCAAATATTATATATGAACATTTAAGTGATATAAAACAATCTAAAACAATGTCAGACATTCAAAAGCAATACAACAAAGACACGCCCAAATCACAAATGACTACGCATGCAATCAATCATAATGCCAATCAATCTATCTCTATCGGCATTGTATTTGCCGTTGTGATATGGGTCAGTGTGATTCAAATTCTATTACATCAACGTCTTAAGCAAGATGCACCACTTCATCGACTATTCCTGACTAACAATAGTCAGCACAAACTCTACAGTACCTATATCATCACGCACGTTCTGATTTTATTAGCTGTATTATTACTCATTAGTATAGGCATGCACCAACCTTTGAGTATATGGTTTTACTTGAAATCAATCATTATATTAGTAGTTTACGAGTTCGGTATGGCATTACTTCTATTTAAAGTAAATGTCTTAAGTCATCGTCTATTTATGGCGATTGTGTATGCCATCATATTAAGTGTGGTTTATATATGGATTCAATTATGA
- a CDS encoding DUF5080 family protein, which translates to MDIILVIIVFGLFYLVHFTSVMHSGGLKVLPIMTYILALILYLIPVIFIKEESANQFENLMLILNIGVLLYGIMGVRGLWSRPLKVKIQELTKSSDKMITQHKYDKIESMKINLEIAKYKGIISLLISFIFMITMSIKASSQYKEDFTFGNIIIIYIFIVIFVIYIIIDIIFRMTKGRWRLISIRPLLMAIWLFIFIVILLIQR; encoded by the coding sequence ATGGATATTATACTTGTGATTATCGTGTTTGGTTTATTTTATTTGGTGCATTTTACATCAGTAATGCATTCGGGCGGTCTTAAAGTATTGCCAATAATGACATATATTTTAGCTCTTATTTTATATTTAATACCTGTGATTTTTATAAAAGAAGAAAGTGCAAATCAGTTTGAAAACTTGATGCTCATATTAAATATAGGTGTGTTGTTGTATGGAATTATGGGTGTAAGGGGGTTGTGGTCTAGGCCTTTGAAAGTAAAGATTCAAGAGCTAACAAAGTCATCAGATAAAATGATTACACAACATAAATATGACAAAATTGAAAGTATGAAAATTAATTTAGAAATAGCTAAATATAAGGGCATAATATCATTATTGATCTCATTTATATTTATGATCACAATGTCAATCAAAGCATCATCACAGTATAAAGAAGATTTTACATTTGGAAACATTATCATAATATATATTTTTATCGTAATATTTGTGATTTACATTATTATAGATATCATTTTCAGAATGACAAAAGGACGATGGAGACTCATATCAATAAGACCATTATTAATGGCAATTTGGCTATTTATTTTCATAGTGATATTACTAATACAAAGATAG
- a CDS encoding CDP-glycerol glycerophosphotransferase family protein, whose amino-acid sequence MDNYKKNKGKFCYIENRRKKKIQKNYFVLESTHGDSVGGHIFYLIDEIQKQVEKSKIFIVSKQPDKHKKLLEEKGISNIHMVKHLSEEYYELLAVSEYLINDTTFYPFFSKREGQKYYIIWHGTPLKNMGKDMEVVVDVANVQRNFYMADKIIVSNEHTKDVLVDSHNLKNIYPGKVVVGPSPRNSVFYNQALREVIRKNLGLENKKVISYMPTWRGTVGKVKKSTEVEKMLNYLDKFLDDNTILFVKLHDFEKNSIKNTYRNIRFFPENFETYEFLTATDALITDYSSVMYDYLNLDKPVILYTYDLDEYANTRGMYEDLTDYPFINIDTLEELEKVINKIEPTTDYTEMKNRFTKYDSQAGAYKITKNILNDYTDDSIMEYDIHNGKETVAILSGGFWNNGVTTALINTLENVDTSQRNYICFFEKSKVKPEHYYRLLNLPENVLFYPTTGELNGNLYDRMLVKKYLWDENYSAKARKNQLKRLYREEFKRLFGDVKIDWMIHYTGFERKEAEMMRHIDAKTAIWVHTDMFEEYKAKRNFSKKIVFGAYKDVDKIVLVHNNLRENLVKNIKGISHKMTTVNNFLGENRTRNLGNEDLFESLEGVKVDYSFNDNAYKSKNQIHLENFKDEIQTLLNEIKNKKNINYKLVIDKIIEISSTYKLSDYLTHVVNKEIEMINESIHRLQGIFNDNEDLVYELAFEEFVSAILPTLKDKEDELHFDFPELNDRIEQYRDSEIDENEDLSNDAIKQPRQQLSPKVEKLILDSYQTLKREKDLSAKYDHLFGKQFEKVSNYMNHSVLDNENQLSKKPIFDFYNHFRISKVKLLNAIYDENIKVYINIGRYDYQKGHDKLIEAFEDLYEINQNIFLVLVCPHGPLKSKTINRVRNSSARESIVILGGMNNPYPLLSNCDAFVLSSNYEGLGLVVYEALALETDVITVDLPETIQYLEDDQAIIVDNNAKGIYNGLYKHRYNQYEIKPFNFEPFRQSSIKEFEEVFK is encoded by the coding sequence ATAGATAATTACAAAAAGAATAAAGGTAAATTTTGTTATATAGAGAATCGAAGAAAGAAAAAGATACAAAAAAACTATTTTGTATTAGAGTCCACTCATGGTGATTCGGTAGGGGGACATATTTTTTATCTTATTGATGAAATCCAAAAGCAAGTTGAAAAAAGTAAAATTTTTATCGTATCTAAACAACCAGATAAGCATAAAAAATTGCTTGAAGAAAAAGGAATTTCTAACATTCATATGGTGAAACATTTATCAGAAGAGTATTATGAATTGTTGGCCGTTTCTGAGTATTTAATCAATGATACAACATTTTATCCATTCTTCAGTAAAAGAGAAGGACAAAAATATTATATTATTTGGCATGGTACACCTTTAAAAAATATGGGGAAAGATATGGAAGTAGTCGTAGATGTTGCTAACGTTCAACGAAATTTCTATATGGCTGACAAAATTATTGTAAGTAATGAACATACTAAAGACGTTTTAGTGGATTCACATAATTTAAAAAATATCTATCCTGGTAAAGTAGTTGTCGGACCATCACCTAGAAATAGCGTATTTTATAATCAAGCATTAAGAGAAGTTATTAGAAAAAACTTAGGTCTAGAGAATAAAAAAGTGATAAGTTACATGCCGACATGGAGAGGAACAGTAGGTAAGGTAAAAAAATCAACAGAAGTCGAAAAAATGCTCAACTACTTAGATAAATTTTTAGATGACAATACTATACTATTTGTTAAACTGCATGATTTCGAAAAAAATAGTATAAAAAATACGTATAGAAATATTCGTTTTTTCCCAGAAAACTTTGAAACATATGAATTCTTAACTGCTACAGATGCTTTAATAACAGACTATTCATCAGTGATGTATGATTATTTGAATTTGGATAAACCCGTCATTTTATATACGTATGACTTAGATGAATATGCTAATACTAGAGGAATGTATGAAGATTTAACAGATTATCCATTTATCAATATAGATACCTTAGAAGAATTAGAAAAGGTTATTAATAAAATTGAACCAACCACTGATTACACTGAAATGAAAAATAGATTTACTAAATACGATAGTCAAGCAGGCGCATATAAAATAACTAAAAATATATTGAATGATTATACTGATGATTCAATTATGGAATATGATATACACAACGGGAAAGAAACTGTAGCCATTCTTAGCGGAGGATTTTGGAATAATGGTGTAACGACAGCACTTATTAATACTTTGGAAAATGTTGACACCTCTCAACGAAACTATATATGCTTTTTTGAAAAATCTAAGGTGAAACCAGAGCACTATTATAGATTGCTAAACCTTCCAGAAAATGTACTTTTTTATCCTACAACTGGGGAATTAAATGGTAATTTATATGATCGAATGCTAGTTAAAAAGTATTTATGGGATGAAAATTATTCTGCAAAAGCTAGGAAAAACCAGTTGAAACGCCTTTATAGAGAAGAATTCAAACGATTATTCGGAGATGTAAAAATAGATTGGATGATTCATTATACTGGTTTTGAACGAAAAGAAGCCGAGATGATGAGACATATAGATGCTAAAACAGCTATATGGGTGCATACTGATATGTTTGAAGAATATAAAGCTAAACGTAATTTTAGTAAAAAAATTGTATTTGGCGCATATAAAGATGTAGATAAGATTGTTTTGGTACATAATAATTTAAGAGAGAATCTAGTGAAAAATATCAAAGGCATTAGTCATAAAATGACAACTGTGAATAATTTCTTAGGAGAAAATAGAACTCGAAATCTTGGTAATGAAGATTTGTTTGAATCATTAGAGGGTGTTAAGGTCGATTATTCTTTTAATGACAATGCATATAAATCTAAGAACCAAATTCATCTAGAGAACTTTAAAGATGAAATTCAAACTCTATTAAATGAAATTAAAAATAAGAAGAATATAAACTATAAATTAGTTATAGATAAAATTATTGAAATCAGCTCAACATACAAGCTTAGTGACTATTTAACACATGTCGTTAATAAAGAGATTGAAATGATTAATGAGTCTATACACAGACTTCAAGGTATATTTAATGATAATGAAGATTTGGTATACGAACTAGCATTTGAAGAGTTTGTATCAGCTATACTTCCTACATTAAAAGATAAAGAAGACGAACTGCACTTTGATTTTCCTGAGTTAAACGATCGAATAGAACAATATAGAGATAGTGAAATCGATGAAAATGAAGATTTGAGTAATGATGCAATAAAACAACCTCGACAACAACTATCTCCAAAAGTTGAAAAATTAATTTTAGATAGTTATCAAACTTTAAAAAGAGAAAAAGATTTATCAGCTAAATATGATCATCTATTTGGTAAACAGTTCGAAAAAGTGTCTAACTATATGAATCACTCAGTTTTAGATAATGAAAATCAGTTATCTAAAAAACCAATATTTGATTTTTACAATCACTTTAGAATTTCTAAAGTGAAACTTTTAAATGCTATATATGATGAAAATATTAAGGTTTACATTAATATAGGACGATATGATTATCAAAAAGGACACGATAAATTAATTGAGGCATTCGAAGATTTATATGAAATTAATCAAAATATATTCTTAGTTTTAGTTTGTCCGCATGGTCCACTAAAAAGTAAAACAATTAATAGGGTTAGAAATTCATCGGCTAGGGAAAGCATCGTCATTTTAGGTGGAATGAATAATCCATACCCACTATTATCGAATTGTGATGCATTTGTATTATCATCAAATTACGAGGGATTAGGATTGGTTGTATACGAAGCATTAGCGCTAGAAACAGATGTAATCACTGTAGATCTTCCAGAAACAATACAATACTTAGAAGATGATCAAGCCATTATTGTAGATAACAATGCGAAAGGAATCTATAACGGCTTATATAAACATAGATATAATCAATATGAAATTAAACCGTTTAATTTCGAACCATTTAGACAATCGTCTATTAAGGAATTTGAAGAAGTCTTTAAATAA
- a CDS encoding DUF5067 domain-containing protein: MKKLLALLFASVLILGACGSKDDSSKDSSDSDSSNKSSESKKDSGNTDSVKVDSSDDDKKKSDSKFENDKLTSKDFDIEILDTEIVDASKYAEDDKPNIAIVYGVKKKTDKEDVTASSAFDLSFEAYQDSKDVKRELRSGDAYDSELDKKYGDNDTDEINKGGKVKAVKFYKLKDTKTPVTLKVKDPNDYSNDNLAKKEIKLK; the protein is encoded by the coding sequence ATGAAAAAATTATTAGCTTTACTATTTGCGTCAGTTTTAATCTTAGGCGCTTGTGGTAGCAAAGATGATTCTTCTAAGGATTCATCAGATAGTGATTCATCAAACAAATCATCTGAAAGCAAGAAAGATTCTGGTAATACTGATTCTGTTAAAGTTGATTCTTCTGACGATGATAAAAAGAAATCTGACTCTAAATTCGAAAATGATAAATTAACGAGTAAAGATTTTGACATTGAAATTTTAGATACTGAAATCGTTGATGCAAGTAAATATGCAGAAGATGACAAACCAAATATTGCTATTGTTTATGGTGTTAAAAAGAAAACTGATAAAGAAGATGTAACGGCATCATCAGCATTCGATCTAAGCTTTGAAGCTTACCAAGATTCTAAAGATGTTAAAAGAGAATTAAGATCTGGGGATGCTTACGATAGTGAATTAGATAAAAAATACGGCGATAACGATACTGACGAAATTAATAAAGGCGGTAAAGTTAAAGCAGTTAAATTCTACAAATTAAAAGATACTAAAACACCTGTAACACTAAAGGTTAAAGATCCTAACGATTATAGCAACGATAATCTTGCTAAAAAGGAAATCAAGTTAAAATAA
- a CDS encoding DUF5079 family protein — protein MEESLKKLRKPSVQVMNVLSLVTILMAGVQYFFSLTIESTPIYLLITTVIEIIIIFLGFIQLFEKSENIKLKTAKRYLIVGCLTAYSTFLSFYNVYFFMAEENHIKLTNFWVVGFLFFIVCASAHICSLLLMSSTPVWLKGDKSIWILTLKIIASTIYIQKIVEYILIPDVAESHFLIIFNMMMMFVSNLLVTQYFLLFGRIYTGLVKNNYKGE, from the coding sequence ATGGAAGAAAGTTTAAAAAAGTTACGTAAACCAAGTGTTCAAGTGATGAATGTACTTTCATTAGTAACGATATTAATGGCAGGTGTGCAGTACTTTTTTAGTCTAACTATCGAAAGTACACCAATTTATTTATTAATTACTACAGTAATAGAAATTATAATAATATTTTTGGGGTTCATCCAATTATTTGAAAAGAGTGAAAACATTAAATTAAAGACAGCCAAACGTTATCTTATAGTAGGGTGTTTAACTGCCTATTCTACTTTTTTATCTTTTTATAATGTATATTTTTTTATGGCAGAAGAAAATCATATTAAACTTACTAACTTTTGGGTTGTTGGTTTCCTGTTTTTCATAGTTTGTGCAAGTGCGCATATTTGTAGTCTCTTATTAATGAGTAGTACCCCTGTTTGGCTAAAAGGTGATAAATCAATTTGGATTTTAACTTTAAAGATTATAGCATCAACTATTTATATTCAAAAAATTGTAGAATATATATTAATCCCCGATGTTGCCGAATCACACTTTTTAATTATTTTTAATATGATGATGATGTTTGTTAGTAATCTTTTAGTCACTCAATATTTTTTACTCTTTGGTCGAATTTATACCGGCTTAGTAAAAAATAATTATAAAGGAGAATAG
- a CDS encoding ABC transporter permease: MKALKLFHIYHSFLLKKWYLFLYLLLMIMALITTLTILQQLNQDQSSFKIGIVDKDHSKETQLILGSVGKGSHLGKNVSLKKHDEHQAHQLLQQQKLQGYFVFDKGMTKAFYKNGSLPISVYTYDKQSTKSVVINQLTHSVYDRLMLSMGGILSFTHLADKPSDNETLMTMTDMLFTGLNRTGAFDYEPINIYDTGSYYVVTGYLLSIYILCLSLYTVLKMNQESALKERLQMFHFSYEKLTLVRGFIAWFYTLLWSAIGFIWIHHTLDSPFRNYNWPTVTIELLYFVTMMILCLIIIDLLAKSWLNLLLKVGLSIIIIGFSGITVPTIFFQHIFNNMIVSQPFSLVTNQMLEITLNNYILDTHPAFYSSLVVLIVMLILVLVWRYRR; the protein is encoded by the coding sequence ATGAAAGCATTAAAATTGTTTCACATCTACCACTCTTTTTTATTGAAGAAGTGGTATTTATTTTTATATTTATTACTGATGATTATGGCTTTAATCACGACACTAACAATTCTACAACAACTTAACCAAGATCAGTCATCTTTCAAGATAGGCATCGTCGACAAAGATCATTCCAAAGAAACTCAACTTATTTTAGGGTCTGTCGGTAAAGGGAGTCACTTAGGTAAAAATGTCTCTCTCAAAAAGCATGACGAACATCAAGCACATCAATTATTACAACAACAGAAATTACAAGGCTATTTTGTCTTTGATAAAGGTATGACTAAGGCTTTTTATAAAAACGGCAGTCTTCCTATTTCAGTTTATACATATGACAAACAGTCCACTAAAAGTGTAGTCATTAACCAACTCACTCATTCTGTGTATGACCGCTTAATGTTGTCAATGGGAGGCATTCTAAGTTTCACTCATCTTGCGGATAAGCCTTCTGACAATGAGACATTAATGACGATGACTGACATGCTATTTACAGGTCTCAATCGTACTGGTGCCTTCGATTATGAACCTATCAATATCTATGATACTGGTAGTTATTATGTGGTGACTGGTTATTTACTTTCAATATATATCCTATGTCTCTCACTCTATACTGTACTTAAAATGAACCAAGAATCTGCATTAAAAGAGCGATTACAAATGTTTCACTTTTCCTATGAGAAACTCACACTTGTCCGTGGGTTTATCGCTTGGTTTTACACGTTACTATGGTCAGCTATAGGATTTATTTGGATTCATCATACACTAGATAGTCCCTTTAGAAATTACAATTGGCCTACAGTAACTATTGAATTACTATACTTTGTAACAATGATGATCTTATGCTTAATCATAATCGATTTATTAGCTAAATCATGGTTGAATCTACTATTAAAAGTCGGTTTAAGCATCATAATTATTGGATTTTCTGGTATCACTGTCCCAACCATTTTCTTCCAACATATATTTAATAATATGATAGTCAGTCAACCATTTAGTTTAGTCACTAATCAGATGCTAGAAATTACATTAAATAATTACATTTTAGATACACACCCTGCTTTTTATTCTAGTTTGGTTGTATTGATTGTGATGTTAATACTTGTACTTGTTTGGAGGTATCGCCGATGA
- a CDS encoding cystatin-like fold lipoprotein, with protein MEKLILGVLVILISILNSGCSDNQEENKYQSKINKIMEIQQETHKEMVKKDDEFIPEFDKDKVNTYVFDEGKLIIISYKAFKNSGNLFFIPYVFKDDKIYYKEHFDAETYVKEHKADYKDIKVN; from the coding sequence ATGGAAAAACTAATTTTAGGTGTTTTAGTTATATTGATAAGTATATTGAATAGTGGTTGTAGTGATAATCAAGAGGAAAACAAATATCAAAGTAAAATAAATAAAATTATGGAAATTCAGCAAGAAACACATAAAGAAATGGTAAAAAAAGATGATGAATTCATACCAGAATTTGATAAAGATAAAGTAAACACATACGTATTTGATGAAGGTAAACTTATTATAATAAGTTATAAAGCATTCAAAAATAGTGGTAATCTATTTTTTATACCTTATGTATTTAAAGATGATAAAATATACTATAAAGAGCATTTCGACGCAGAAACATATGTTAAAGAACATAAAGCTGATTATAAAGATATCAAAGTAAACTGA
- a CDS encoding ABC transporter ATP-binding protein: MIDVQNVAKHYKKKHIFDSLNMSFQNNLITILLGENGAGKSTLLRLIAGIEKVDAGSIQYFGMALTKRQIRQLVGYVPQDIALFEHMTVIENINFFKSLCEHPISEDTIQSYLKQLNFDDTKAKVSKLSGGNKRKINILIGLLSQPKILILDEPTVGIDLESRYDIHHLLEQLKSQCLIIMTTHHLDEVEVLADHIKIIGQNPFYRHVLEDKGMAYEKYNNALT; this comes from the coding sequence ATGATAGACGTTCAAAACGTAGCGAAACATTATAAGAAGAAGCACATTTTCGATTCACTAAATATGTCATTTCAGAACAATCTCATCACGATTCTATTAGGTGAAAATGGTGCAGGTAAGTCTACGTTATTACGCTTAATTGCTGGTATTGAAAAGGTCGATGCAGGTAGCATTCAATATTTTGGAATGGCATTAACTAAACGTCAAATCAGACAATTAGTGGGTTATGTACCACAAGACATCGCATTATTTGAACATATGACAGTTATTGAAAATATTAACTTTTTTAAATCACTTTGTGAGCACCCTATTTCAGAAGATACGATTCAAAGTTATTTAAAACAACTCAATTTTGATGACACTAAAGCTAAAGTTTCGAAGCTATCTGGTGGTAATAAAAGAAAAATCAATATATTAATCGGACTACTTAGCCAACCTAAGATTTTAATTCTAGACGAACCAACTGTCGGTATCGATCTCGAATCTAGATATGATATCCATCATTTATTAGAACAATTAAAATCTCAATGTTTAATTATTATGACCACACATCATTTAGATGAGGTTGAAGTATTAGCTGATCACATTAAAATTATCGGTCAAAATCCTTTTTATCGTCATGTTCTTGAAGACAAAGGGATGGCTTATGAAAAATATAATAATGCATTAACTTAA
- a CDS encoding SMI1/KNR4 family protein, with product MKFKNFGEISKENIKWLEQKYSVTLPNDYKQFLLENNGAFFDIENMNKIQIDELNDNIYTEVLYGFDTPYDVTNVEYWMDEYESELIEESIIIGNDLSQGFIVLILLEGYEGIYFWDDGHNFESSNDEENTYFIAESFTKFIEKIQYK from the coding sequence ATGAAATTTAAAAATTTTGGAGAAATATCTAAAGAAAACATTAAATGGTTAGAACAAAAATATAGCGTTACTTTACCGAACGATTACAAGCAATTTTTGTTGGAGAATAATGGTGCTTTTTTCGATATTGAAAACATGAACAAAATACAAATAGATGAATTAAATGATAATATATATACGGAAGTATTATATGGATTCGATACACCTTATGATGTTACGAACGTCGAATATTGGATGGATGAATATGAATCGGAATTAATTGAAGAATCAATTATAATAGGTAATGATTTGTCACAAGGATTTATAGTATTGATTTTATTAGAAGGATATGAAGGAATATATTTCTGGGATGATGGACATAATTTCGAATCATCCAATGACGAAGAAAACACTTATTTTATAGCTGAGTCATTTACAAAATTCATAGAGAAAATACAATATAAATAA
- a CDS encoding DUF4064 domain-containing protein — protein sequence MEKLIKVTSLIGVIIQSFLTLLFLLFLILSATGIIQPDLTTTVNGKETLQSPETAQATFVTVFAVLFVISLVSDLLGIFAMKKLFVNNKMSGILHIIGAVISANLLTFIVWLISGISILSYNKTRKEVS from the coding sequence ATGGAAAAATTAATTAAAGTGACGTCTTTAATTGGCGTTATCATTCAAAGCTTTTTAACATTATTGTTTTTATTATTTTTAATTTTATCAGCTACAGGCATTATACAACCGGATTTAACTACAACAGTTAATGGAAAGGAAACATTACAAAGTCCAGAAACAGCTCAAGCAACATTCGTTACGGTATTTGCCGTTTTATTTGTTATTTCTTTAGTTTCAGATTTATTAGGTATTTTCGCTATGAAAAAGTTATTTGTGAATAATAAAATGAGTGGTATTTTGCATATTATTGGAGCAGTGATCAGTGCTAATCTATTAACATTTATTGTTTGGTTAATCAGTGGTATTTCTATCTTAAGTTATAACAAAACGAGAAAAGAAGTGTCGTAG
- a CDS encoding TIGR01741 family protein yields MAFEENLNNMYQEIANKISDMIPAEWEQVYTKAYIDEEGAEVFFNYTTPGSADLHYYTDIPKDYNVSEEIFDELSDGLYDLFESLRGIFKENNQEPWTSCEFDFTNEGKLNVSFDYIDWKNSEFGPLAREYYYEYKKFGILPEKEYAINKVKKVEQFIKEQEEESFF; encoded by the coding sequence ATGGCATTTGAAGAAAACTTAAATAATATGTATCAAGAAATTGCGAATAAAATCAGTGATATGATTCCTGCGGAGTGGGAACAGGTATATACAAAGGCATATATAGATGAAGAAGGAGCAGAAGTATTTTTTAATTACACTACTCCTGGTAGTGCCGACTTACATTATTATACTGATATTCCTAAAGATTATAATGTTTCTGAAGAAATTTTTGACGAGTTATCAGATGGGCTTTATGATTTATTTGAAAGCCTTAGAGGGATCTTTAAAGAAAATAATCAAGAGCCATGGACATCATGTGAATTTGATTTCACTAATGAAGGTAAATTAAACGTGTCATTTGATTATATCGATTGGAAAAACTCAGAATTTGGGCCTTTAGCTAGAGAATATTATTATGAATATAAAAAATTTGGTATTCTACCTGAAAAAGAATATGCCATAAATAAAGTGAAAAAAGTAGAACAGTTCATTAAAGAACAAGAAGAAGAGTCATTCTTTTGA
- a CDS encoding DUF5083 family protein has protein sequence MENIKKINKLFLSFEIIPFIMTVFAPMLAELMNNRLQYGWDFSDKVALYSYISIMSVYVITILLEIIFYFKILKNYQYDQTNVELANRVKVTKVLSILYMIPGLYAIPFYFRFLHVRSFRENKKSGQPAYHFWEYFIKPDRKPFELKDIFTKNR, from the coding sequence ATGGAAAATATAAAGAAAATCAATAAGCTATTTTTATCTTTTGAAATTATTCCGTTTATAATGACAGTGTTTGCACCGATGTTAGCAGAATTAATGAATAATCGCTTGCAGTACGGTTGGGATTTTAGTGATAAAGTTGCTTTATATTCTTATATTTCAATTATGAGTGTATATGTTATTACCATATTGTTAGAAATTATTTTTTATTTTAAAATACTGAAAAATTATCAATATGATCAAACAAATGTTGAATTAGCTAATAGAGTTAAAGTCACAAAGGTATTGTCAATTCTATATATGATTCCAGGTTTATATGCGATTCCATTTTATTTTAGATTTTTACATGTTCGCTCATTTAGAGAAAATAAAAAGTCGGGACAACCTGCTTATCATTTTTGGGAATACTTTATAAAACCTGATAGAAAACCATTTGAGTTGAAAGACATTTTTACCAAAAACCGTTGA